A genomic segment from Ignavibacteriales bacterium encodes:
- the glnA gene encoding type I glutamate--ammonia ligase — MKNNYIENCKSIIKKNKIEVIDLKAIDLTGRLHHISLPVYPNILEKLMSEGVGFDGSSYGFLKVENSDMIMIPDLATAKIDPFRDAPTLSFYSHIVLTDEKRSPFNQDGRYLAKKAEALLKKTTGADKSLWGPEFEFYIFSKVEYDTRTASSYYRVEHAEEFYKKAYHAANPFDEYDDFRDEACKLLKAQGINVKYHHHEVGERGQQEIETYFSDLLTTADNIITAKYVLFNFAKQKGLYVTFMPKPMYQQAGNGMHLHLYLTKNGKNAFYKKGEYGNVNELGRYFIGGMLKHGPALSAFTNPSTNSYKRLVPGFEAPVALTYGQGNRASAIRIPKYVSNPDETRFEYRPPDATANPYLCTVAMLLAGIDGVVNKIDPVKEGFGPIDKNFLDSSYTENIHYLPRNLAEALDALAADNDFLRRGNIFTDELLEQWVKTKNEEIHSIVTMPHPFEYKMYFNL; from the coding sequence ATGAAAAATAATTATATTGAAAATTGTAAATCAATTATCAAAAAAAATAAAATTGAAGTTATAGATTTAAAAGCGATTGATCTTACAGGAAGACTTCATCACATATCACTGCCGGTTTATCCAAACATACTTGAAAAACTTATGAGCGAAGGAGTTGGATTTGATGGATCAAGTTATGGATTTTTAAAAGTTGAAAACAGTGATATGATTATGATTCCGGATTTAGCAACTGCGAAGATTGATCCTTTTAGAGATGCACCCACATTAAGTTTTTATTCTCACATTGTTTTAACGGATGAAAAGAGAAGTCCGTTTAACCAGGATGGAAGATATCTTGCAAAGAAAGCTGAAGCTTTATTAAAGAAAACTACAGGTGCTGACAAATCTTTATGGGGACCGGAATTTGAGTTCTACATATTTTCAAAAGTAGAATACGATACTCGTACTGCATCATCATATTATCGAGTTGAACATGCTGAAGAGTTTTATAAAAAAGCATATCACGCAGCAAACCCGTTTGATGAGTATGATGATTTTCGTGATGAAGCTTGTAAGCTATTAAAGGCTCAAGGAATAAACGTAAAATATCATCATCACGAAGTTGGTGAAAGAGGACAGCAGGAAATCGAAACTTACTTTAGTGATTTATTAACTACGGCCGATAATATAATTACAGCAAAATATGTTCTGTTCAACTTTGCAAAGCAAAAGGGGTTGTATGTTACATTTATGCCTAAACCAATGTATCAGCAAGCGGGCAATGGAATGCATTTGCATTTATATCTTACTAAGAATGGAAAAAATGCCTTTTACAAAAAAGGTGAATATGGAAATGTTAATGAACTTGGAAGATATTTTATTGGAGGAATGTTAAAGCACGGTCCGGCACTTTCTGCATTTACAAATCCAAGCACAAATTCATACAAAAGATTAGTCCCAGGATTTGAAGCACCTGTAGCTTTAACATATGGACAGGGTAATCGTGCAAGTGCAATCAGAATTCCAAAGTATGTTTCAAATCCTGATGAAACACGATTTGAATATCGCCCGCCAGACGCAACTGCAAATCCATATCTATGCACAGTTGCAATGCTTCTTGCTGGGATTGATGGCGTTGTAAATAAAATTGATCCGGTTAAAGAAGGTTTTGGACCAATTGATAAGAATTTTCTAGATAGCAGCTATACAGAAAACATTCACTACTTACCAAGAAATTTAGCCGAGGCTTTAGATGCTTTAGCTGCGGATAATGATTTCTTAAGACGCGGAAATATATTTACAGATGAACTTTTAGAACAATGGGTTAAAACAAAGAATGAAGAAATTCATTCTATAGTTACAATGCCGCATCCGTTTGAGTACAAAATGTATTTTAATTTGTAG
- the eno gene encoding phosphopyruvate hydratase, with the protein MTTIVDVFGREILDSRGNPTLEVDVYLEGGVMGRAAVPSGASTGEHEACELRDGDKNRYNGKGVLKAVENVNEKIADELIDFDATEQVEIDNMLIELDGTDNKGNLGANAMLGVSLACAKASAEFFGLPLYRYIGGVNARTLPVPMMNILNGGKHADNNVDFQEFMVMPFGAPSFKEALRMGAETFHALKSVLTKKGYNTAVGDEGGFAPNLKSNEEAIEVILEAIEKAGYKVGTDIGIALDPAASEFFIKEKNAYHLFKSAPNQLIPIEKMVDYWAGWAKQYPIVSIEDGLAEDDWDGWKLMTEKLGGKIQLVGDDLFVTNTNRLAKGIDLGVANSILIKVNQIGTLTETLDAIELAKINGYTSVISHRSGETEDTTIADIAVATNAGQIKTGSASRTDRIAKYNQLLRIEEELDTTGIFPGVSALNYNG; encoded by the coding sequence ATGACAACAATAGTTGATGTATTTGGACGAGAAATTTTAGATTCAAGAGGTAACCCAACTTTAGAAGTTGACGTTTATCTTGAAGGTGGAGTAATGGGTAGAGCCGCGGTGCCAAGCGGTGCTTCCACAGGTGAGCACGAGGCATGTGAATTACGTGATGGTGATAAGAATCGTTACAACGGTAAAGGTGTTCTTAAAGCTGTTGAAAATGTTAACGAAAAAATTGCTGATGAGCTTATAGACTTTGATGCGACTGAACAAGTTGAAATTGATAATATGTTAATTGAGTTAGATGGGACTGATAACAAAGGAAATCTTGGTGCAAATGCAATGTTAGGTGTTTCACTTGCTTGCGCAAAAGCTTCTGCAGAGTTTTTTGGATTACCACTTTATCGTTATATCGGCGGAGTAAATGCTCGTACTCTTCCTGTTCCTATGATGAATATTCTTAACGGCGGTAAACACGCTGATAATAATGTTGACTTTCAGGAATTTATGGTTATGCCATTTGGAGCTCCAAGTTTTAAAGAGGCACTAAGAATGGGTGCAGAAACTTTTCACGCTTTAAAATCTGTTCTTACCAAAAAGGGTTACAACACAGCAGTTGGCGATGAAGGCGGATTTGCTCCAAATCTAAAATCAAATGAAGAAGCTATTGAAGTAATATTAGAAGCTATCGAAAAGGCAGGTTATAAAGTTGGAACCGATATCGGTATCGCACTTGATCCTGCTGCAAGTGAATTCTTCATCAAAGAAAAAAATGCTTATCATCTTTTCAAATCAGCACCAAACCAATTAATTCCTATCGAGAAAATGGTTGATTACTGGGCAGGTTGGGCAAAACAATATCCGATTGTTTCTATAGAAGATGGATTAGCTGAAGATGATTGGGATGGTTGGAAATTGATGACAGAAAAACTTGGCGGTAAAATTCAGCTTGTTGGCGATGATTTATTTGTAACAAATACTAATCGTTTAGCAAAAGGAATTGATCTTGGAGTTGCAAACTCAATACTTATAAAAGTAAATCAAATAGGAACATTAACAGAAACACTTGATGCAATTGAACTAGCAAAAATAAATGGTTACACAAGTGTCATAAGTCATCGCAGTGGTGAAACCGAAGACACAACAATTGCAGATATTGCGGTTGCAACAAATGCCGGTCAAATTAAAACTGGTTCTGCTTCAAGAACAGATCGTATTGCAAAATATAATCAGCTTTTAAGAATTGAAGAGGAACTTGACACAACAGGTATTTTCCCTGGTGTTTCAGCATTAAATTATAATGGTTAA